GAAGAACTTGAATGTGTATATATGTCTTATGAAACCATACCCCAGCTAAAtgtggtctttttctttttttttaaagattatttatttaattccacccctcccccggttgtctgttctctgtgtctatttgctgcatcttgtttctttgtctgcttctgttgtcgtcagcggcacgggaagtgtgcgtggcgtcattcctgggcaggctgcactttctttcttgctgggtggctctccttacggggtgcactccttgcacgtggggctcccctacgcgggggacacccctgcgtggcgtggcactccttgcgcgcatcagcactgcgcatgggccagctccacacgggtcaaggaggcccggggtttgaaccgcagacctcccatgtggtagacggacgccctaaccactgggccaactctgtTTCCCAAATGTGGTCTTTTTGACAATTTTTATTGTCAGCCCCTTGTACTCAAGTGTCAAAAGTGACCATGTCAAATTGTAATGGCAGGTGTTTATTAAAGATATTTGCCTACTAAGATCCACCAGCCTCAAGTTAATTCAGTGTTAATTTTTCAGTGCAGAAATAAGCATTTCCCTGTTTAATACCAATAATCTAATTTGGAGCACTTGTTAAATGTTTTCACAATATTTGTTATAGAAATGTGTTCTCACACAGTATATAGTGCCCATGTCCTAAAACTACAAAGCAGTGGGATAGATGAGTATTTGCCTGGGAAATCTTAgcgtttgttgttgctgttaaaGCAGGTCCTACACTTACGACAGCTACTACAGCAGGAGTCGGAGTCGAAGTAGAAGCCAGAGGAGTGACAGTTACCACCGAGGCAGGAGTTACAGTCGGCGGTCCAGGTGGGTGTCTCCTTCAGACCACTGCATGTTACTGTGGGGACTTGCTGGTGGAAGAGAAAGTGCAACCTTCTGAGGACAGAAAtacttctttctcttcctgtatttcaGCAGTGCACAGAGCTACTTAAAGTGGCCTTTGTATTAAGAGCTGCTGGGTACATGTTTGTTGGTTATTGTTAATGTTTGAAtctaaaatggatttttaaatattcatgtaTCCTTGGACAAGCATTTCTTTTGGAAGGAGTAAAGACAGATGGCCACCAAACCACGGCCCACTTCCTTAAATGGGGCTGGTTGGTAAAAATAGCAGAGCAGTTTgtcaatgttttaaattttaaaatggtatAAAATGTCACAATCAGATGCTTTGGAGGCAGGACTGGAGTTTATGTCTTGTCAGTTGTATGTATAAATATGACGAGAACCACAGAAGTCTTTCCAGTGATTTTTGTAACGTCTCCCACTGGCTTCTGGTTTTGCCCTCCCCAGCCACTGCAGCTGCGGTGAGCCTTGTAAAATGTCAGCGTAAGCTGGACACGCACTGCCTGAGCGGCCCTCGGCTCCTGTCCAGGCTCCCCAGCAGCACACGCGGGCCTCCACCTGCGGGCTTCCCGCCTTGATGTGCTGGAACCTGTTTTTTCTGCCTGGAGACACAAGATGCCCACGCCACCAGCTCTCCTCCTGCCCCTTGAAATGGCCAGTTTCCACCTGACCTGTCAGTCTCCATTTTGACCCGCCgcctctgggaagccttcctgACTGCTAATCCCGGAGTGTGGCCGCTCCTGTCTGCTGCTGAGCAGCCGTTGTTCCTCCCGGGGCAATCGTTTACCTCACCCGCTTGTCAAGGGGCTGTAGTTCATCTGCTTTCTTTGGTCCCAGTGCCTGGCATAGTGACTGGCTCTCAGTGAGTACTTTTCAGACTAAATGATGATGACCATGACCAGGTTAACTTGCTCATTTGCATGAATAGTTTCCAGATCATTCTTAAGTTGTGgtatttctttgttttatcttAACTTTGATACTACCAGTTGTCATTTAAAGCATCTTTGAAAAGTCTAAAGTCAGCAGTTTTCCCCTTTGTCCACCCACTGTGCTATGCCACATTGACAGTGTTTTCAAACCACTGATATCAAAAAAGAAGCTCCAAGAGGAATCTAAAGGATTGACAGTTAAGAGgtttttgtgtatttgttttctgttttttgtgcaGGAGTTGTAGATCTTACGGCTCTGACAGCGAAAGTGACCGAAGTTACTCTCATCACCGGAGCCCCAGCGAGAGCAGCAGATATAgttgaaaatatcttttttttatatatatactaatTATATCTTATTTGTAAATATCTGGTGActtaaaagtttaagaaacctAAGGCAGTCTTTTGTTCTATTTCAGTAGAGTTGAATTTCAAGGGTTGAGACTTACTTGTTCTTTGTTCATTAATGTGTGCAACAACCTTTAAAATACACAGGTATGTCTTCTAGAAAGACATACCTGTGCCACATTTTACATTAGCCAACTATGGAAacgattttcattttcttgaatcAAGAAATCATGAATTTATCAAAGGATAATTTGGACTATTATTTTAGATAGACTGTTTCTGTCTATTTCATGTATTCCTAAGAATCCAGATTCGTTTTGCCTGCTTTTCAGGTTTTAGCATATATACTGCCAAGCATAGAACTGTGAAGAACTGTTAAAAGTGGccaaatatttatatacacattaCACAGTCTTGTACATACATGTTCCTAAAAGCTAAGAGCCCAGAACTGAGGCCAGTGGCACCAGGCGCATAAGGCAGTGGCTGCAGGGCACTTGACCTGCTCCCTGCCTCTGGGCTGCCTTAGAGGATCAGGAAAGTGGTCAGCTCAATACAGCCCTCAGGCCAGCAGGCAACGTTAAGGAGAATAAACCAGCCTTAACTCTGTACCTGCACTGTCCCTAAGGACTTAatgttttatgtgctttttaataACTCGTATCAGAAGTTGAGATTCTGCAATTCTATTCCAGTTCATGCTTTGGTGCTTGGTACCTTTTGGTGCCTGTTTAAGCATTGTTCGTATATACCATACATTAGACACCacaggaaagaaaagtaaaaaaattttttaaattcattggcACCGAAAATGGTTCCCTCTGAGTTGTCACTTTGAATTTTTGGGGGGCTTCTCCCAAGCACAGAGGTGGACCAGGGTCCCCTGGAGCAGGCAGGATTGGCACAGAGGTTGAGTGACCGCCACAGCCTGCTGCACGTAGCTGACATGCGTGCCTCTGGAACAGCGGGTCGAGGAGCAGGCTTCAGCGCCAATCCCGACATCCCGGTGCCTCTGTCCTGGAGACGTCTGCAGGGCTCTCCAGCGAGGGCATGTGCAGTGTGGCTGGCTGGCCAAGCATGGCTTTGCTTTTCCTGCTCCCACCATGACCCGTGCTGCCCTCGTGACGCCTGGCCTGACATGCGTAAGCCAGGACACCAGGCAGGGGTGAGGGCACAGGGCGACAGAAATTACACATTTTCAAGACTTCACGTGGTTCCTCCAAAATTAATTTGAGCTGTAAAAATTggtatgtttttttaatctttagtttGATTTTTACCCCCAAGTGTACTTAATCACCACAGTGCCAGTTTAATCCAGGTACACAGAAGAAATTCATATTGGATGTTTGATGGAGAGTCTGTGCCATCCTATCCCAGGCCTTACCTGGTGGGTTTGGGAAGTGGGAAAGCGTCCTCAGGTGGAGGGCTCTGCTGGCCGTGGCTGGAGGGAGAGCTGGCCTGGGTGTAGCAAAGCCCCACTCGTAAGAGGCTGCGTAAACGGGGCTGGGAGGTCAGTTTGCCAAATTGATAGTGCATTATAAAACAGGACTTGAATCAAACAAACAGTACTTGCTGTTGAATAGAAAACTTTGTGATAGACACCAGGGGTTTTCAGAAGTAACCCACAAGGCAGAATGTCACTTTAACAATACTCAGTGGGGAAGAAAATTCAGTCAGCATCCAAACAGAAACTGCTAGATGTAATTAGGTTAAGAAAAGTCATCCTTGGGCAAATGTATTCGTTTTCTGTTGCCACGTCCTAACAGATTATCCCAAACTAGTGGTTTAAAGGCACCCATTCCTGTGGGCCGAGTCTGCGTGGGCGGCTGGAGGCGCTGCGCAGGCGCTCACAGCTGACGTCCAGGGCGGGCCGGGCAGCGGTCCTTGTGGGGGCTCTAAGGACAGGCCAGTGGCCAAGCTCCGTCAGGGTTTTGGCAGAAGTTAGCCGCCTGCACCTCCAGGCCGAGGTCCCGTCCCTGCCTGCTGTCAGCCCGGTGCTCCTCGGCGCCCTCTGGCCCCTGCGTTTCTTCTGGTGTGGCCCTCTCCGTTTCCAAGCTGGCCGCCGCCTGTCAAGCCCTCCTCTTCTGCTGTACGGGTCACGTGGTTAGATCAAGCCCACCCAGATAACTGCCCATTCCAAGGTCAGCTGTGCCCTATGTCAGTGTGATCACAGGAGCGGGATGCCTCCTCGTCACAGATTCTGGGGGTTACACTGTGGAGCAGCAGGTGGGGTGGGCACTTCTAGAATTCTGCCAACCACAGGCAGTAACTTAGCTTTGCCGTCTCAGCTGTGGGTGGAATTTTATCCTCAAAAggtgctctcccctccccccatttatTTTCTCCATGGAAGGGGCAGCCCTCACCTATAAAGCGTTCAACTTGTCTGTTTACTGACGTGAGCTCCAGAAATAGCTTTTCTTCCTAAAGGGGATAATCTgtattttgaagttatttttgaaaaaaatggaattatgTTGTGTATTCTGTTTCTTAATAGAAAATGCATTATTGGGCTGTTTTTATAATGTCCTGTTTACTGCAAATGAAATACGATAGTTGGTAGTGTTCAAAACTGTAGAAAATACTTTTGTACATATTGACAATGTCTAATTTGTATACATTTCGATTAAATTTCCCTCCAACTTGAAAGGGGGACCttgtagaaattaaaatatatacttagTCTATGTGGGAGTCTGCATGTCTCGTTTCCTGtgtcgtccccccccccccccccccccgccaagcGCCGGGCGGGGGCAGGAAAGTGCTCCAGGCAGCGATGCACCTGTCGTCCTCCAGCCCAGGTGACTTGCATACAGAATACAAATGGACGTCAGTGCTGAGCAGGGCAGCCGTCGGCCTGACTGTGTAAGCTGCCCGCAGCCACGGGTCCCTCCGCGGGCCACGGGTCCCTTCGCGGGTCACCGGCAGGCGCTCCGGGGAAGGCAGGCACGGAGGTGCTTTTAGCGTCTGCATAAGAATTTGCAGAGCAAGTACAGTTAACTCTTGTCTTCTCAGAATTCAAAGGAATTTGTACTTTCATACTGGATACAGCATAACCTACCACAGTAAGACAGCAAGCCCCCAAGTTGGGCAATTCCCGAAAGCTGTGAAATCTGGACGTGTTACttttaaatgtaaagaaaatgcAGAGCCTCTCTGCTGCTGGGGAACTCTCCTGAGTTTCCCATAGTGATACTCTTGATCAGTGGGGGCAGTACTGGGAGAAAAAAATGCCAGGCGCTTTGTTCTGGGCTGTTTTGACTTAGCCGAGCATTCAATAGGAAAAGAATCAGGACAAGCCCTTCCCTCAAGAGCCCAGACCTGGAGGACGGGTGCCACAGTCTGCTGGGGAGCCCACCTGGAACGGTCAGGCCGCGGTCGCCCGCCTGAGCTTCTGAGGCTGGGCGAGGGTGCAGCCGCACTGCGGCCTGGAGACGGCCCCGGAGGGCCTGGGCCACGCGGCCGCCCCAGGCCAGCCAGAGCCCCGCCTCCCCAGGCCAGATTCCCCAGGAGCTCCAGGAGGATGCCTGCTGGCCTCGGGGCTGGCCTCGGGGCTTCCCGTGGGGCTCGACTTCCTCTGAAGAAACAGGACCTCTCGTGTAACCGCCCTCGAGCGTGGCGGTTCAAGGCCTGCCCCCTCCTGGCTGGGGAGGCGGAGATGGACTGGTCTTTTCTGTGGCTCAGCTCCTCATGGGAAAAACGGGTGTCGGGGGTCCTCCCTCCCAGGACAAAGGTGAGGATTAAAGGCCTTCTAGAACCAGCATAGGTCCCGGGCCTCACCCCGAGAGGGGAGGGGGCCTGTGGAGACTCGTCTCTAGTGAGAGGGCCAAGTGTTGGGGGCCCGGGAGCTACCAGGAAGGCCTCAATGCCAAGGccctggggaagcggatgtggctcgagcagttaggcacctgcctaccacacgggaggtcccaggtttggttccctggtgcatctgcaagacagcaagctgatgcaacgagatgatgcagcaaagagacacagcaaggaaacagacaagcaaagagcggaggtggctcaagtgatggggcacctccctctcacaggggaggtcctgggttcggttcccaatgcctcctgaaaaaaagacgAGCAGtcagcagacagcgagtgcatacaacaaggggatggggaggggagagagaaatctTCCCAAAAAATGCCAAGGCCCTGGCGCTTACACTGAGGGGAACCGGGCGACTGCTGGTTGGCATTAGGTGCCTCCCACAGGCAGCTGCAACCTGTCGGTGCCAGGCTCGGCCAGGGGGCACACAGGGGCAGCCCCCCACCCAGCCAGCCCACCTCCCCAACCTGCAGGCCCCGCAGCACCACGCTGACCCCGCACAGTGCAAGTCAAGGTCGCCTTCCACTCGCTGGCACTGCCtgtcctcccccgcccccgcacAGCCCCCGCACTGCATCCTACACGCACACAGCCCGGCTGTCCTTCCTCAGAGACGCGCGTGCCCCACGCCGGGCCTGCCCCAGCGCTTCCGGCCTGCAGGACCTCCTGCCTTGCGAGGTTGAGAAGACCCGCGCGCTGGCCTGGGGGGCCTCGGCACCCAGCCCTGCTCTCAGGCCAGCCCGTCGCCACCACTGTCAGGCCTAGGAGGTGCAGCCCTGGCCTGGGGTCCCCTCTCCAGGAAAGCTGCCCTGGCCCCTCGAGGTGACTGATGCTGCAGCGGCGGGTGCCTCTCCCGGGCCTGGGCTTGTGCGTGGCCCCAGGTGAAGTGACGCTGACCCCCAAGCGACGCTGACCCCCGGCGCCAGGCTCGGGCTCTTGGATCCCGCTGGCGAGCGGAGGCTGGGACTACGCCCGCCCCACCTCTCGGCTCCCCGCAGGCCACCGCCGGCCTCCTGCCTCTGCACGCCCCGTCGCGGCAGTGCCCTTCCCACCCTCTCCGTTCCAGGGAACGCCGACTCGGTTTCCAGGCCTCAGCTCTGAGCCGGGGCTGAGTTCTGCCAACGGCTCCCTCCTGCCAGGCTGCCGCCACCCAGGGGCCAGGAGCCCCTACGGAGCCCGGGCTCCCCGCGAGGGAgggcccctgcccacctccctgtCACCCCCTCCAGCTCCTCCGACTTGACCATCCCAGCCAAGGTCAGCTCCAGAGGGACCCTGTAGCCCCACCTCGATCGTGCTGGCCACACCCCCGCGGCCTCCGTGGCCTCTCCCTGCCAGGCTCCCAGCCACCAGGAGGCCGCGCCAGCCGCGCCTCGCGCCTCGCACCTGGCTGTGCAGCCGTCGCTCTCTGGGCCTCAACGTCCTCTTCTGACCGATGGGTGCACAGACCCTCACACCTCCTTCCAGGCCGGTCCCTCACTGCAGGGCCACGGAGGAGGCGGGGCGCCCCGGCGTGGCCAGCTAGCCAGAGGCAGGGAGCCCCCGCAGCCTCGGCGGCCACCCGAGCACCCTGCTGTCCCCGCggccctccccgcctcccctcccGCCGGCGGGTGCCTGCCTCCACTTCCTCTTGGCACCCCTTCACTCTGTCCCGGGACATTTCCTCCTGGCCCTGGCACGGCCTGGGCGCACTGGCGCAGGAGACCCCCAGGCTCACCTGGCCTCTGCCTGTCCCCCCGAGTGGGCCCCCGAGGCCCTGCCCACTCCTGAACGAGGTGGCGCGGACACATGTTCCCACGTGCCCAGACAGGGCAGCAGGGATAGAGCGGGGTGTGTGCAGGGCAGAGGAATTGGGGTGGCGGCACGGGTCACGCAGAGGCCTCTCCCAGGGTCCTGCGGGGCCAGCGCCCCCTGCGCCGCGGCCCACCCAGACCGGCAGTGCCGGTGcagccagccccctgcccccacgGGCGTCCCTGCCAGCGCTGCATCCCGCCGGCCTGGCGGCGGCTCCCCAGCACAAGCCGAGCAGGGAGGCCGCTCCCAGCGGGGAGGACTCGGGCCGCCGCGGCCATCGCCCCGGGCGCCAGCAGCTGGCCCCAGGATGGCCGCGCCCGGGTGGCCTCAGCGCCTGCCCTGCGCTGCCCTGCGCGGCTGGAGGAGGCCACCAGGTAGGAGCGGCCGTCGGGGCCAAGTCCTGAAGGCACGCGGCCAAGTGCGCCGGGGCCCGCCGGGGCCGCCGTGGCGGTCAGCAGGGTCCACCTACCCAGGTCGGGGGAGCCCAGCCTCACCCCCGGGTCCCAGCAGCCCAGGCCGCGGGTGGGGGTGATCAGTGCGGGGGCTCAGAGGGCAGGGGGGAGCCTCCTCTACCGCGCCCGGCTTCCGGGGGGTCGGGGCTGccctccaccccgcccccggcacagcTGGAGGGCACCCAGGCTAGACTCGGAGATGAACTTCCCGTTGGGAAGGGGGCCtcggcagggcagggtggggccgGGGTCCGTCCGCTCGCAGATGAGCGAGGGGGTGGTGGCCAGGGGGCCGCGGCGGCCCCGGGCAGCtcgcgcgcccccgcgcccccgccggcGCCCGGGCGGCCTGGCCCTTTAAGCGGCCAGACGGCGGCCCCAGCTGACGCGCCGGCTCCAATcggcgccccgcgccccccgcccgccgcgcccgAGGCTCCGGGGCCGCAGCTGCTCGGCTGCGGGAGTCGCCGCGGCCCTGCGCCTCGCCCGCCCGGCCGCGCCCCCGGGGCCATGGTCGCGGGGCCCAGCGCGGGGGCGGCCCCCAGCGCCGCGCTGCATGGAGCGGCCCCGGCCCGGCCGCCGGGGGCAGCGCGATCCCGCAGGGCCCTGTGAGCCCGCAGCGCCGCGGCACCATGGTACGCAGGCCCTGCCTGTCCCCCCGCTTATCCGCCCACCTGCCCGCCCTGCCCTGCGGAGCGCGCGGCCGGCGGCTCGGGCCGCGGGGCCGGGGGAGGCGCCCCCTCGGCCGCTCTCCCTCTCGCCGCCGCGGGGGCCTCCGGGCCGGGAAGGCGGCGCCACGGCGCGGCCCCCGGCGGGGAGGGGGTTAaattcctggggtgggggcgctGGCGCGGGAGGCCGGGCTCGGACGGAGGGGGGCGCTTCTCCGCGCCCGGGACGGCGCCGCCCTCAGGCTGGGCCACGCGGGAGGAGGGGTGCGCGCCTTCCCGCCGGGCCTCGGGCCACGTGGGCGCCGCAGCCGCCGGCCTGGGGGCTTGGGGACCCCGGGCTGAGGGCGGGGGCTGGCGGGAGGGGGGGCCTGCAGCTGTGCTGTCAActcctgtgtgaccttgggccactCCCGCCCCTCTCTGGGCCCGTTTGCCGCGGTGGAAACTGGCGAGGGCCGCCTGAGCGGGAGAGGGCTGCCTGGGCACCCCTTCACAGAAGGGGGCCCTGGGGTCACCGACCTCTGCCCCTGGCCCTTGCCGGGCAGGGAGGTgctgggtgggaggtgggggctttCGGGCCTCCAGGAGGCGCCTGGACGGGGGGCACTGACGGCTCATGCGTGAGGCCAGGAGCCCGCGGGTGTGGATGGTCCAGCCCCGGGGGCGGCCTCTGCAGGTGTCCCTGGGACCCGGCGTGGGGAGGAGGGTTGGAGGGCCTGACACCCCCTTCTCGGCCCTGCGTCTTAGCTAGACAGGGCGGCCTGGCGCCCGGCGCTGGGGGTGGGCGCCGTGGCTGCAGCTGGCACAGCCGGCGGGGGGAGCTGGTGGGCGCTGCCCGGGAGGGGCCGGCAAGGGGCAGCCGTGCCCTGCGAGCGGCTGCCAGGTGGGACGCGGGACCTGATGAGGGAGCCGGGGCAGGGGGCCGGGCGGTCGCGTGCTGACCCCTGCCCCTGCCGAGGCCGGTGGGCAGCACTGCAGGGGGCTCTCCCCTCCCGTGGCGGGTGGGCACTGGGGCGTGGTCCCTGAAGGGGGAGCGTGGTGCTGGCAGGCCCTCAGCCACGTCCCTTCTGCTGCTCCTTGCATTTCTCCGGGAGCCCAGGAAGCCCCTGCGACAACCGGGCTGGGCCCCGACCCCTCCCGGGCGCTGTGGGGGCCCCCTGGGTGGGAGGATCCCCGCCGTCTCCTCCGGCCCTAAAGGTCAGCCAAGACCCAGACCCCTGGCCTCGCGGGGTGCTGCCAGCCCGGCTGGGCCCCGGGGTCTCGGCTGCCGCCCGCCTGGGACCCTTCTGCTCCCAGCTGCAGTTTCCTCACCTGCGCAGCAGGGTGGGTGGCCGGGAGACGTCTCGGATGCGGGACGTGCAACGGGCCTGTGAGGTCAGCAGGGCCAGGGGGCCGGCGGCCCGAGGGGAGAGGGGCGCGGGGGTAGCTCCAGGGAGGTGGCAGCCACGGCCAGGGGCCTGGGCAGGCGGGTCCGAGCGCGGGGTGGGTGCTGCCTGGCGACGTGTGTGGCGAGCGGCCCGGGGCGGGTCGGTGGGCTCTCAGGCCGTCCCCAGTGGGGGGCCGGGCCCGGCCAGGCGGGGCGCCGGCGGCTTGAGGGTTCGGTCCAGCCAGGCAGGGGGCAGCGGGTGCTAAGGGGCCGGCTGCTGAGCTGGGCCGCCCCCTGCTCCGGGCAGCCCACAGGCTGGATGTGCCCACAGGCCTGGCAGCCGAGGCCCCGAGACAGAGCCAACCTGGAACCCGGGCTCCCTGGGAGCTCCGTGCAGGCATGGAGACAGACCGCCAGCGGCCCCCGGCCCAGAGCCCGCGCAGGGCCCGTCCAGGCCGCAGGGCTGGCGACCTCGGCCCGGAGGCCGGGACTTCCTCGCCAGCGCGGCAGCCCCGGGGACCGAGGCCTCGGGGCCTCTGCCAGTCCCGGCTGTGTCCTTGAGGCCCGGGGGGGGGGCTCCAGGCTGACCACTAGCCTGTCCACCCTGGCATGTCCTGGCCTGGGTGCCACTGGTCCTGTGAGCCAGGATGGCCTCTGTCAGCCCTGCCTGCCCACCTGgtcacctgcccacctgccctgccatccctgcctgcctgcctcgcAGGGGAAGAGCCCAGGAAAGTGAGCTGGAGGGGGGGGGGTGCTGCCAGGCAGGGCCCCCCTCGGGCCTCGGCTCCCCCGGGGAGCGCCGCGCCCTTGAccgcccgcggccccgccccgcagTTGCTGGTTGAGAAGACGACGGACGCGCCGGCGGCCGAGTTCTCGCTGGTGGAGGACGTGGCGCTGCACTTCGCCTGCTTGATGGGCCGCCTGAACGAGCAGCGCCTCTTCCAGCCCGACCTGTGCGACGTGGACCTGGTGCTGGTGCCGCAGCGCAGCGTCTTCCCGGCGCACAAGGGCGTGCTGGCCGCCTACAGCCAGTTCTTCCACTCGCTCTTCACCCAGAACAAGCAGCTGCAGCGCGTGGAGCTGTCGCTGGAGGCGCTGGCGCCCGGCGGCCTGCAGCAGATCCTCAACTTCATCTACACGTCCAAGCTGCTGGTCAACGCAGCCAACGTGCACGAGGTGCTCAGCGCCGCCTCGCTGCTGCAGATGGCCGACATCGCCGCGTCCTGCCAGGAGCTGCTGGACGCCCGCTCGCTCGGGCCCCCGGGCGCCGGCGCCCtggccccgccgcccgccgcccgcgcgccgcccgcgccgccctaCTACTGCGACATCAAGCAGGAGGCCGACGCCCCGGGCCCGCCCAAGATCTACGCCCGCGAGGGCCCCGACCCCTACTCGGTGCGCGTGGAGGACGGCGCGGGGACGGCGGGGGGCGCGGCGCCCCCCGGCGCGGGCCCCGCGCAGCAGCCCTTCTtcaaggaggagaaggagggcgCCGACGGGGCCCCGGGCGCCCTGTGCAAGCTGGAGGGGGAGCTGGGGGCGGCGGGCGGCTACGGCCGCCGCGAGCAGTCGCAGATCATCGTGGAGGTGAATCTCAACAACCAGACGCTGCACGTGTCCACCGGGCCCGAGGGCGCGCCGGCCGCGGGGGCGGCCGCCGTGGTGCTGGGCCGGGCCGACGCGCTGCCGCGGGACTCCGGGGACGAGGAGGACGACGGCGGCGGCGGggaggacgaggaggaggaggaggagggcgggGGCAGCGAGCCGGACCCCGAGAGCTCCGGGGAGGACGgcgaggaggggcaggggggcagccaggcagaggaggaagaggaggaggaggagggggatgaCGGGCAgagcgaggaggaggaggaggaggacgcgCGCAGCGAGCCGGACCCCGAGAGCTCCGGGGAGGACGGCGAGCAGGGCGgcgcgggggccgggcggggccaggGCGGTGGCGCGGAGCCCGCGCCCCCCGGCCGCATGGCCACACGGTCCCGGGAGAGCGCCCGGCGGCGGGGCAGCCCCGAGCCCGAGGCGGCCGGGCGGCGCGGGGCCAGGCGGCCCAGGCCGGGCCCAggggccgcggcgggcggggggccgCCCAGCCCCGACGGGCTGGGGGCCAAGGTGAAGCTGGAGGAGAAGCAGCACCACCCGTGCCAGAAGTGCCCGCGCGTCTTCAACAACCGCTGGTACCTGGAGAAGCACCTGAACGTGACCCACAGCCGCATGCAGATCTGCGACCAGTGCGGCAAGCGCTTCCTGCTGGAGAGCGAGCTGCTGCTGCACCGGCAGACCGACTGCGAGCGCAACGTCCAGGTGCGCCGGGCCTTCCGGGGGGGCTGGCCCTGGCACCCCGAGGGGGCCGAGGGGCGCAGGGTCAGCGCGGGCGGGAGGGCGGGACGGCCGCTGCTGCGGGACGAGGCGGGCGGTGTTTTCCCGCACCCTTAGGGCCGCAGGGAGGGTCAGCAGGGCGGCTGCGCGGTTGCGCAGGTTGTGGCCTGCACAAAAGCACCGCGGAGGAGGGGCTCACCAAGGCGGGCACCCCTTTCCGGTCCCCACAGAGGGGCTCTGTGGCGCCGCGGCCTGCCCTGAGAGCCCGCTGCCCCGGGGCTGGGAAGGGCCCTGCCTGGGGACGTGGGAGCAGCAGGGGTGGCCGCCCGGCTCTGGGCCAGCCTGAGTCTGCCCGCAGGCCCCGCAGGCGGCCTTTCTCTTCTCTggtccaggaggcactgggcaggTAGGTGGGTGCCGACTGCCTGAGCTAATTGCTAATTGCAGCACCCTGCGGGGAAGGCGCCCAGGCACCGGCAACCTGCCAGGCGTGCACCTGCTCCCACCTGTCTGCGGACGGGCTGCCTCTCGCGTCTCCAGCAGCCACACGCCTCGCCTCCTTCCTGGAGGGGATGGAAGCCCGTGCC
The Dasypus novemcinctus isolate mDasNov1 chromosome 26, mDasNov1.1.hap2, whole genome shotgun sequence genome window above contains:
- the ZBTB47 gene encoding zinc finger and BTB domain-containing protein 47 isoform X2, which gives rise to MLLVEKTTDAPAAEFSLVEDVALHFACLMGRLNEQRLFQPDLCDVDLVLVPQRSVFPAHKGVLAAYSQFFHSLFTQNKQLQRVELSLEALAPGGLQQILNFIYTSKLLVNAANVHEVLSAASLLQMADIAASCQELLDARSLGPPGAGALAPPPAARAPPAPPYYCDIKQEADAPGPPKIYAREGPDPYSVRVEDGAGTAGGAAPPGAGPAQQPFFKEEKEGADGAPGALCKLEGELGAAGGYGRREQSQIIVEVNLNNQTLHVSTGPEGAPAAGAAAVVLGRADALPRDSGDEEDDGGGGEDEEEEEEGGGSEPDPESSGEDGEEGQGGSQAEEEEEEEEGDDGQSEEEEEEDARSEPDPESSGEDGEQGGAGAGRGQGGGAEPAPPGRMATRSRESARRRGSPEPEAAGRRGARRPRPGPGAAAGGGPPSPDGLGAKVKLEEKQHHPCQKCPRVFNNRWYLEKHLNVTHSRMQICDQCGKRFLLESELLLHRQTDCERNVQCVTCGKAFKKLWSLHEHNKIVHGYAEKKFSCEICEKKFYTMAHVRKHMVAHTKDMPFTCETCGKSFKRSMSLKVHSLQHSGEKPFRCENCAERFQYKYQLRSHMSIHIGHKQFMCQWCGKDFNMKQYFDEHMKTHTGEKPYICEICGKSFTSRPNMKRHRRTHTGEKPYPCDVCGQRFRFSNMLKAHKEKCFRLSLAEPAPAPAGPAPLLGLAPPAPPPPFPGAASPAGRLDSN
- the ZBTB47 gene encoding zinc finger and BTB domain-containing protein 47 isoform X1 gives rise to the protein MLLVEKTTDAPAAEFSLVEDVALHFACLMGRLNEQRLFQPDLCDVDLVLVPQRSVFPAHKGVLAAYSQFFHSLFTQNKQLQRVELSLEALAPGGLQQILNFIYTSKLLVNAANVHEVLSAASLLQMADIAASCQELLDARSLGPPGAGALAPPPAARAPPAPPYYCDIKQEADAPGPPKIYAREGPDPYSVRVEDGAGTAGGAAPPGAGPAQQPFFKEEKEGADGAPGALCKLEGELGAAGGYGRREQSQIIVEVNLNNQTLHVSTGPEGAPAAGAAAVVLGRADALPRDSGDEEDDGGGGEDEEEEEEGGGSEPDPESSGEDGEEGQGGSQAEEEEEEEEGDDGQSEEEEEEDARSEPDPESSGEDGEQGGAGAGRGQGGGAEPAPPGRMATRSRESARRRGSPEPEAAGRRGARRPRPGPGAAAGGGPPSPDGLGAKVKLEEKQHHPCQKCPRVFNNRWYLEKHLNVTHSRMQICDQCGKRFLLESELLLHRQTDCERNVQCVTCGKAFKKLWSLHEHNKIVHGYAEKKFSCEICEKKFYTMAHVRKHMRTPRTCPSPARPAASPSSAACPSRCTRCSTRGRSPSELRRALPVQVPAALAHEHPHRPQAVHVPVVRQGLQHEAVLRRAHEDAHRREALHLRDLRQELHQPAQHEAAPAHAHGREAVPLRRLRPALPLLQHAQGAQGEVLPPQPGRAGPRARRPRAPARPRAARAAPALPRRRQPRGEAGQQLADGPLDAPWTPQSTQP